The region CAACCACGAGCACGTGGCCCGGTACATCCCCGCCGCGTGGACCGTCACCACGCCGGAGGCGGTCCTCGCGGCCCGGCTGCGCGGCGCGGACGGGACGCTACGACGGCTGCTCGGGGAGGAGGCCCTCATGTCGAAGGAGATGGTCGAGACGGCCGAGCTGGCGCTGCGCGCCACCGAGGCGTGCCGTCGCGAGGCGCGGCCGCTGTACGCCGCAAACGCCGTCCTTTCCGTGCCCGAGCAACCGCACCTGGCCTTGTGGCACGCCGCGACGCTGCTGCGCGAGCACCGGGGCGACGGCCACCTCGCCGCTCTGGCGGTGGCCGGACTGTCCGGGATCGAGGCCCTCGTCCTGCACAACGCCACCGGTACGGCGCCGACGTCGGCGTTGTTCATGCGGACCCGCGGGTGGTCCGCGCAGCAGTGGTCCGCCACCCGGGACCGGCTGTGCGAGCGCGGGCTGTTGGATGAGGCGGGGGACCTCACGGACGCGGGCGCGGCCCTGCGCGGTGAGGCCGAAGCGCTCACCGACCGCCTCGACGCCGCCCCGTACGACCACCTCGGCCCTGCCGCCACCGCGCGCCTCACCGAGCTGGCCGGCGCCTTCACCAGAACCCTCAGGGCAGCGGGCGCTTTCCCCGCGGAGCACTTCGGCAAGGGCTGAGGTCGAGGGCCGGGGCCTCGCTCGGTCGCGGAGGTGAGGGCGAGGGCCCGGCCTAGGGGCCCAGGGGCGTACAGCAGGGGCGTACGGCCGAAGAAGCCGCTGACGCCGGGCGTCTGGACCACCGCCGCGAGTGCGGCCAGACCAGGAGGGACAGGGCCTGACCGCTTGATCACGATCGTCCCTCGCAACGAACCGGGCAAGCGGGCCAGAACCTCCCGGGGAGCCGGTTCGTTGATCCGCTTGGCCTGCTCTCCCAATGATCAGAAGGACTCGTCGTGAGCGGTGGTATCCCAGTGGACGACAGCTGTATCAGCGCCTTCCAGGAGCTGAAAAGCAGGCGGGACATCAACACAGTGATCTACCGGCTCAGCGACAACCTGGAGACCGTCATCCCCGACGCCAAGGGAAACCTGACACACGACGAACTACTGAAAGCCCTGCCGCCCGACGAGCCCCGGTACGTCGTCCACGACCTGCACTTCGCCACAGCGGACGGGAACCGTCAGGAGAAGACGGTGCTGATCTCCTGGTGCCCGGCGGGGACGAACGCCGAGGAGAGGATCGCGCACTCCTCCGGCTACGGCACGCTCCGGAACCTGCTCGACGGTGTCCAGGCCCACGTACAGGCCACAGACCTGTCCGACGTGGAGTACAAGGCGCTTGTCTCCCGGGCCTGTTGACCCACCCTCCTCCCGGCGGTGTCGGGGACTGGATCGGCGACATGCCGTGGTGGGCGATCAACACGGCCCACCGGGTGCCGAGTGCCGGACCCCGGTACGAGGTGTCAGCGAGCCGTGTCTTCCCGGGGACGGGCTGCCCCGCCGAGTCCACTGTTCCCGACGGCCACGCTCCCGGGCGGGGCCACACCAGTTCGGCCGGACAGCCATGTGAAAGACGGCCACCGATCGGCGGCCCACTCGAGCCGGCCCGGCCACCCAGGAGGCGGACCGCCGATTTCCTGCCCATCGAGTTCGGTGGCATCGGTCGCTGGGAGTAGGTCCTGCGCCTCAGGCGCGCTTCGTGCCTGCTTGGCTAGGGTCGGTCCTCATGGAGACCACGGGAATCGTTCGCCGCCAGACGGCGGAGCGTATGCGCGACGCTCTGGAGCGGCTCGTTGCCGAGCGGGATGTATGGGTGTCGACGGCTCACCCTGATCACGGGCCGCACCAGGTGCCGCTGTGGTTCTTGTGGGATGGGCGAGCAGTGTGGATGTGCACCAGCGCCACTTCCGTGACTGCGCGGAACGTCCGCAAAGAGCCGCGCGTGCGCCTGGCACTACCGGACACCTTCGACGTAGTGCTCCTCCAAGGTGAGGCGGAGTGCTTCCCGGACCAAGAGGTGCCCGGAGGCGCAGCGGAGGCGTTCGCCGACAAGTTCGGGTGGGATCCACGCGTGGAAGAGGGTTCCTTTCTGTATCTACGAGTCGTCCCGAGGACCGTGCGCGCTTGGCGCGGCGAGCCGGAACTACGCGGGAGAGTCATCATGCGCGACGGGATATGGCTGCAATAACGGCCGTCCCTCGCCGACGCGCCTCTCTCGGATCACGATCACCATGCGCCGCGGCCTGATCCGAGATGATCAAAGGACGCTCCCTAGGCGTCCGTTGGCAGCCTGCGGTTCAACGCCTCGTACCTGG is a window of Streptomyces sp. NBC_00271 DNA encoding:
- a CDS encoding SCO6745 family protein; the protein is MTAFEASAGRRCHNVVNPVHTSVYFAPEQQDELAALGLERGAMAYFAGRAAPLGEVGAGTVTATFYNFNHEHVARYIPAAWTVTTPEAVLAARLRGADGTLRRLLGEEALMSKEMVETAELALRATEACRREARPLYAANAVLSVPEQPHLALWHAATLLREHRGDGHLAALAVAGLSGIEALVLHNATGTAPTSALFMRTRGWSAQQWSATRDRLCERGLLDEAGDLTDAGAALRGEAEALTDRLDAAPYDHLGPAATARLTELAGAFTRTLRAAGAFPAEHFGKG
- a CDS encoding actin-binding ADF family protein, which codes for MSGGIPVDDSCISAFQELKSRRDINTVIYRLSDNLETVIPDAKGNLTHDELLKALPPDEPRYVVHDLHFATADGNRQEKTVLISWCPAGTNAEERIAHSSGYGTLRNLLDGVQAHVQATDLSDVEYKALVSRAC
- a CDS encoding pyridoxamine 5'-phosphate oxidase family protein; amino-acid sequence: METTGIVRRQTAERMRDALERLVAERDVWVSTAHPDHGPHQVPLWFLWDGRAVWMCTSATSVTARNVRKEPRVRLALPDTFDVVLLQGEAECFPDQEVPGGAAEAFADKFGWDPRVEEGSFLYLRVVPRTVRAWRGEPELRGRVIMRDGIWLQ